One Methylosarcina fibrata AML-C10 DNA segment encodes these proteins:
- a CDS encoding MFS transporter, with translation MPQSQTHPHPSIWQPLTNKLFLAVWLATLVSNIGTWMNDVGAAWLMTSITASPVMVALVQTATSLPIMLLAIPAGALADIVDRRRYLLATQLWMFASASGLLFCTLSGLTTGWVLVLFTFLLGCGTAMSMPAWSAVTPELVGKEELHAAITLNGLGVNISRAIGPAVAGYLITLYGAPSVFLANSVSFLGVIAVIACWKRTPNESGLPAERCLGAMRSGLRYARHSSLLPAILLRGIGFFPFAAALWALLPILVNQRLHAGSSVYGLLTACIGLGAVTIAVVLPRIRQRIRSDNLVRLATLAYGGASAVLATQDNLYVLLAAMLLAGAAWICVMSSLQVAAQGSLPDWVRARGLSVFMMVFMGGMAGGSLLWGYLAKRYGIETSFLIAAAGLIAGIFLTWRYRIGGYDNVDFSPSMHWPLPMVDQAPEHDKGPVLVTIEYTVANDKLREFHDGLQQLKKIRKRDGAYFWELFQDTAKADHYIECFMVESWLEHLRQHERVSVSDRALQERIGACLVPGENKKISHYVASGYAKKNKRSLKRQIPRQN, from the coding sequence GGTACCTGGATGAACGACGTGGGGGCGGCCTGGCTGATGACTTCGATCACGGCTTCCCCCGTGATGGTCGCTTTGGTCCAGACCGCCACCTCGCTGCCGATCATGCTCCTGGCGATCCCGGCGGGCGCGTTGGCCGATATTGTGGACCGCCGCCGTTATTTGCTGGCAACGCAACTCTGGATGTTTGCCAGCGCCTCGGGTTTATTGTTCTGTACCCTGTCCGGGTTGACGACGGGCTGGGTTTTGGTGTTGTTCACTTTCTTGCTGGGCTGCGGCACGGCAATGAGCATGCCGGCCTGGTCGGCCGTGACGCCGGAACTGGTCGGCAAAGAAGAGCTGCATGCCGCCATCACCTTGAACGGCCTGGGCGTCAATATTTCCCGTGCGATCGGGCCTGCGGTGGCCGGTTATTTGATCACCCTCTACGGCGCGCCCAGCGTGTTCCTGGCCAATTCCGTCTCCTTTCTGGGAGTCATTGCCGTCATCGCCTGCTGGAAAAGAACCCCGAACGAAAGCGGTTTGCCCGCCGAACGCTGTCTGGGCGCGATGCGGTCGGGCTTGCGCTATGCGCGTCATTCCAGTCTGTTGCCTGCCATCCTGCTCCGGGGCATCGGCTTCTTTCCATTCGCCGCCGCCTTGTGGGCGCTTTTGCCGATTCTGGTTAATCAGCGCTTGCACGCCGGCTCTTCCGTCTACGGCCTGTTGACGGCTTGCATCGGCTTGGGTGCGGTCACGATTGCCGTCGTGCTGCCGCGTATCCGGCAGCGCATCCGTTCCGACAATTTGGTGCGTCTGGCAACTCTGGCTTACGGCGGCGCTTCGGCCGTTCTCGCCACCCAGGACAATCTTTACGTCTTGCTGGCGGCCATGCTGCTGGCGGGCGCGGCCTGGATCTGCGTGATGTCGTCCCTGCAAGTGGCGGCTCAGGGCAGCCTGCCGGATTGGGTGAGAGCGCGCGGCTTATCCGTGTTCATGATGGTATTCATGGGCGGCATGGCGGGCGGCAGTTTGCTGTGGGGCTATCTGGCCAAGCGTTACGGCATTGAAACAAGTTTTCTAATCGCTGCCGCCGGCTTGATCGCTGGCATTTTCCTCACCTGGCGATACCGCATCGGCGGGTATGACAACGTCGATTTCAGCCCTTCCATGCACTGGCCGCTACCGATGGTCGATCAGGCTCCGGAACACGACAAAGGCCCCGTGCTGGTGACGATCGAATATACGGTTGCAAATGACAAACTCCGGGAATTTCATGACGGATTACAACAATTAAAAAAAATCCGCAAACGCGACGGCGCGTACTTTTGGGAACTTTTCCAGGATACGGCCAAAGCCGACCACTACATCGAATGCTTCATGGTGGAATCCTGGCTTGAGCACCTGCGTCAGCATGAGCGCGTTTCCGTCAGCGACCGTGCCCTGCAGGAGCGCATCGGCGCTTGCCTGGTTCCCGGAGAAAACAAGAAAATCAGCCATTATGTGGCGTCCGGTTACGCGAAGAAAAACAAGCGAAGCCTTAAAAGACAAATACCTCGGCAAAATTAA
- a CDS encoding flagella synthesis protein FlgN: MIEKTFPLVEIQILSLLNAVEELYRQLTQEAESLKQTRQADLLGHIAGNKNRLVNRTEQLSKQLEDLLSMEQLPCHQEGIRTLFRRAESAGFSTSDTAHRWAQLRSLSAACKALNEHNGACIELLARHTQRSLHILKGKPAFANTYGPDGTARSDYFSRTSISV; the protein is encoded by the coding sequence ATGATTGAAAAAACGTTTCCCCTCGTAGAAATACAAATCCTCAGTTTACTGAATGCAGTTGAAGAGCTTTATCGGCAACTGACCCAGGAAGCCGAAAGTCTGAAACAAACCCGGCAAGCCGACTTGCTTGGCCACATCGCCGGCAACAAGAATCGGCTGGTAAACCGGACGGAGCAGTTGAGCAAACAGCTTGAAGACCTGTTGTCCATGGAACAGTTGCCGTGCCATCAGGAAGGTATCCGGACTCTTTTCCGGCGCGCCGAATCGGCAGGTTTTTCGACTTCGGATACGGCTCACAGGTGGGCTCAATTGAGATCTCTCTCGGCCGCCTGCAAAGCTCTCAATGAACACAACGGCGCCTGCATCGAGCTTCTGGCTCGCCACACCCAGCGGTCGTTGCATATACTGAAAGGCAAGCCGGCCTTCGCTAACACGTACGGACCGGACGGCACGGCCCGAAGCGATTATTTTTCCCGCACTTCAATTTCGGTATAA
- the fliI gene encoding flagellar protein export ATPase FliI, which yields MVRPEKNRSRIWLNRLKPYSQRFAEAPDLIVEGRLSRMIGLTLEAVGCKAAIGSRCRIEMKNGRKIEAEVVGFSSDRIFLMSAGNLHGLEPDCRVIPLGKNSLARVGHSLLGRVLDGSGKPLDSKGPLKTDAHISLDGTPINPLTRKPIRTALDVGVRAINSLLCVGRGQRMGLFAGTGVGKSILLGMMTKFTSADIVVVGLIGERGREVNEFVQKILGEEGLKRAVVVATPADDPPLMRVHGALLATSIAEYFRDQGLDVLLLMDSLTRFAQAHREIALAIGEPPATKGYPPSVFARLPHLVERAGNGSDGGGSITAFYTVLTEGDDHNDPIADSARGVLDGHIFLSRSLAESGHFPAIDIEVSVSRVMPDIVDSDHMQMALEMRRLYSTYRQNQDLISVGAYHPGSDPRIDKAIEKNAAILEFLKQDMNEAVDIGRSLQELERVLDLKKQGGK from the coding sequence ATGGTGAGGCCCGAGAAAAACCGCTCCCGGATCTGGCTGAACCGACTGAAACCTTATTCGCAAAGATTCGCTGAAGCTCCGGATTTGATCGTGGAGGGCCGGCTTTCCCGGATGATCGGCTTGACGCTGGAAGCGGTAGGATGCAAGGCGGCCATCGGCTCCCGTTGCCGCATCGAGATGAAAAACGGAAGAAAAATCGAAGCCGAAGTGGTCGGTTTTTCGAGTGATCGGATTTTCTTAATGTCGGCAGGGAATCTGCACGGTCTCGAACCGGATTGCCGGGTCATTCCGCTGGGCAAAAACAGCCTGGCCCGGGTGGGGCACAGTTTGTTGGGGCGCGTTCTCGACGGCTCCGGCAAGCCGCTCGACAGCAAAGGACCGCTGAAAACGGATGCGCACATTTCGCTCGACGGCACGCCGATCAATCCCTTGACGAGAAAGCCCATCCGCACCGCGCTCGACGTCGGCGTGAGAGCGATCAACTCCCTGCTGTGCGTCGGCCGGGGACAGCGCATGGGTTTGTTTGCAGGCACCGGCGTGGGCAAGAGTATTCTTTTGGGCATGATGACCAAATTTACTTCGGCGGATATCGTCGTGGTCGGCCTGATCGGCGAGCGTGGGCGCGAGGTCAACGAATTCGTGCAAAAAATCCTGGGCGAAGAAGGTCTGAAAAGAGCGGTCGTCGTCGCCACGCCTGCCGACGATCCGCCGCTGATGCGGGTGCACGGCGCTCTTTTGGCCACCAGCATTGCGGAATATTTTCGGGATCAGGGGCTGGATGTGCTGTTGCTGATGGATTCTCTGACGCGGTTTGCTCAAGCCCATCGTGAAATAGCCCTGGCGATAGGCGAGCCGCCGGCCACCAAGGGTTATCCGCCTTCGGTGTTCGCCAGGTTGCCGCATCTGGTGGAACGGGCGGGCAACGGCAGCGACGGCGGCGGCTCGATCACGGCATTTTATACGGTGTTGACCGAAGGCGACGACCATAACGATCCTATCGCCGACTCGGCCAGAGGAGTGCTGGACGGCCATATATTTCTTTCCAGAAGTCTGGCCGAATCCGGGCATTTTCCCGCGATAGACATTGAAGTCTCGGTCAGCCGCGTCATGCCCGACATCGTCGATAGCGACCACATGCAGATGGCGCTGGAGATGCGGCGCCTGTATTCGACTTATCGGCAAAATCAGGACTTGATCAGTGTCGGCGCTTATCATCCGGGCTCCGATCCCAGAATCGACAAAGCCATTGAAAAAAATGCCGCGATTCTGGAGTTTTTGAAGCAGGATATGAACGAAGCGGTCGACATCGGCCGGAGTTTGCAGGAGCTGGAGAGGGTGCTGGATTTGAAAAAACAAGGTGGTAAATGA
- the flgM gene encoding flagellar biosynthesis anti-sigma factor FlgM, whose product MTIESIKGRTNPLSPIKPVQKIEVNDQKQVTAQSAKPDHDIAVTTVIQGIKRTVDSSSGAAVDMDRVNAVKKAIADGSYKIDAEQIAKKMIQFEELMPPEDST is encoded by the coding sequence ATGACTATCGAATCCATAAAGGGTAGAACGAATCCTCTATCCCCCATCAAACCGGTACAAAAAATTGAAGTTAACGATCAAAAACAGGTGACGGCCCAAAGCGCCAAACCCGATCACGACATTGCCGTGACGACGGTCATACAGGGTATAAAAAGAACAGTTGACTCGTCCTCCGGAGCAGCCGTGGATATGGACCGGGTGAATGCGGTAAAGAAGGCGATCGCCGACGGAAGCTATAAGATTGACGCCGAGCAGATCGCGAAGAAAATGATTCAATTTGAAGAGTTAATGCCACCGGAAGACAGTACGTGA
- the fliJ gene encoding flagellar export protein FliJ, translating to MMKRSVRIKAIVELKEMQAKDAMRAMGVSQRKLQGMQAQLESLKHYRQQYQEQFHRLSGKGMTVSQLMEFRSFVDKLDKAIAGQEHSVRGVQAEVAMKKKLWEAIHNQTSSLQKVCDAARRTEKKQEDKLEQSEQDEWAARFVKERSVLQTTSEKNQPDLEAKVTGDRI from the coding sequence ATGATGAAAAGATCGGTGCGCATCAAAGCGATTGTGGAGCTCAAGGAGATGCAGGCGAAAGATGCCATGAGAGCGATGGGCGTCTCCCAACGCAAATTGCAGGGCATGCAAGCGCAACTGGAAAGTTTAAAACATTATCGGCAGCAATATCAGGAACAATTTCATCGCCTGAGCGGCAAGGGCATGACCGTGTCTCAATTGATGGAGTTTCGATCGTTTGTCGATAAGCTGGATAAAGCCATCGCCGGCCAGGAGCACTCTGTGCGAGGGGTTCAGGCCGAGGTGGCGATGAAGAAGAAACTCTGGGAAGCCATACATAACCAGACCTCCAGCCTGCAGAAGGTCTGCGATGCGGCCCGCAGAACGGAAAAGAAGCAGGAAGACAAGCTTGAACAGTCGGAACAGGACGAATGGGCCGCCCGATTCGTGAAAGAACGCTCCGTCTTACAGACGACATCTGAGAAAAATCAGCCAGACTTGGAAGCCAAGGTGACAGGAGATCGGATATGA
- a CDS encoding flagellar assembly protein FliH, translating to MISSFKAPEFSSTELGSLELWNLPDITGVDVSEAPEALVFAKDRPLKLTVEEIESMQKQAYEEAFAQGKKEGFQQGFEEGSQKGFEEGSKKGYEENVHLLQKQATEFVGLMTSLSEPLNALDDEVEKELVKLVIGVANQLIRREIKTDPGQIVAAVKEAIKVLPLSSQTIHLHLHPEDAELVRTVLSPAELSPPWTIVEDPLITRGGCKVDTEVSHIDASVENRLNAVVAHIFGNERQGDKTW from the coding sequence ATGATCAGCTCGTTTAAAGCCCCCGAGTTTTCTTCCACCGAGCTCGGTTCTCTGGAGTTATGGAACTTGCCGGACATTACCGGAGTTGATGTTTCCGAAGCCCCCGAAGCGCTTGTGTTTGCCAAAGACCGGCCGCTCAAGCTGACGGTTGAAGAAATCGAATCGATGCAAAAGCAGGCTTATGAGGAAGCTTTTGCCCAGGGTAAAAAGGAGGGGTTTCAGCAGGGTTTCGAGGAAGGCTCCCAAAAAGGGTTTGAAGAAGGATCCAAAAAGGGCTACGAGGAAAATGTCCATTTGCTGCAAAAACAGGCGACGGAGTTTGTCGGTCTGATGACGTCTTTAAGCGAGCCGTTGAATGCTCTGGACGACGAAGTGGAAAAAGAGTTGGTGAAATTGGTCATCGGCGTCGCCAACCAACTGATTCGGCGGGAAATTAAAACGGATCCCGGGCAAATCGTTGCGGCCGTGAAGGAAGCAATCAAAGTTTTGCCTTTGTCGTCGCAAACGATTCATTTGCATTTGCATCCCGAAGATGCCGAACTGGTGCGTACGGTGTTGTCTCCGGCCGAATTGTCCCCTCCCTGGACTATTGTCGAAGATCCCCTGATTACGCGCGGCGGCTGCAAGGTCGACACCGAAGTGTCGCATATCGACGCGTCGGTGGAAAATCGTCTCAATGCCGTCGTCGCCCACATATTCGGCAACGAGCGGCAAGGGGACAAAACATGGTGA
- a CDS encoding SPOR domain-containing protein, with translation MRYWLLAFLLANTVLLMVEFRYGAFEFDAIESDERSEQKPQASYSDNLKIQAESAGSLGLSPSPAAPAVKVEEKNNAAPEANRAMQEPVNARPAPTAGSLNETQGETGARTAVDSDTAIDKAGGADLSPAAPPVKPADERAADTAAEPSEEAMKESPESVVSPVSGSRETKNTGSEEKTVESASTESVSEKTKLKQEKPAAENPDKAGSAASPLQKELSAPEKKTVTKTVSSINADRAQTKVTNPDNQPKQDSVSSACYTAGPIKDDGAFHALLNRFRPQLKSLSLSPAKSGKSQKRISYVVYYPASSTMEGSLHNADVLKTEYGIRDLQIINEGELKGAISLGIFSNETNAQTAKSRLEQQGLEVKIAPRFPDNDIFYTVRLRWTEPQTRDARRLTDALTKNHSAKRAATCK, from the coding sequence ATGAGATATTGGCTGCTTGCATTTTTATTGGCAAATACGGTCTTGCTGATGGTTGAGTTTCGCTACGGCGCCTTCGAATTCGACGCAATCGAATCGGATGAGCGCAGCGAACAGAAACCGCAAGCCTCTTACTCGGACAACCTAAAAATCCAGGCTGAGTCGGCCGGTTCCTTGGGTCTCTCTCCGAGTCCTGCCGCTCCCGCCGTCAAGGTCGAAGAAAAAAATAATGCCGCGCCTGAAGCTAACAGGGCTATGCAAGAGCCGGTAAACGCCCGGCCGGCACCGACGGCCGGCAGTTTGAACGAAACGCAGGGAGAAACCGGGGCTCGTACCGCAGTTGACAGCGATACGGCCATCGATAAAGCGGGCGGCGCCGATCTTTCCCCTGCGGCACCACCCGTTAAGCCGGCGGATGAGAGAGCGGCCGACACAGCGGCTGAGCCTTCGGAAGAAGCAATGAAAGAGAGTCCGGAAAGCGTAGTTTCTCCCGTATCCGGCAGTCGTGAGACAAAGAACACAGGTTCCGAAGAAAAAACGGTAGAATCGGCCAGTACGGAAAGCGTTTCCGAAAAAACCAAGCTGAAGCAAGAGAAACCGGCGGCAGAAAATCCAGACAAAGCCGGCAGCGCCGCTTCTCCACTGCAGAAAGAATTGTCAGCTCCGGAAAAAAAAACCGTGACGAAAACTGTAAGCTCGATCAATGCAGATCGGGCTCAAACCAAAGTAACGAATCCGGACAATCAACCCAAACAGGACAGCGTATCGTCGGCCTGTTATACGGCAGGTCCGATAAAAGATGACGGGGCGTTTCATGCCCTGCTTAACCGCTTTCGTCCTCAACTGAAAAGTTTGAGCCTATCGCCGGCCAAATCCGGAAAATCGCAAAAGCGCATCAGTTACGTCGTCTATTATCCCGCTTCGTCGACTATGGAAGGCTCCTTGCACAATGCGGATGTTTTAAAGACCGAATACGGAATCCGCGATCTGCAGATCATTAATGAAGGAGAATTGAAAGGGGCCATTTCTTTAGGCATCTTCAGCAATGAAACGAATGCGCAAACGGCTAAAAGCCGGTTGGAGCAACAAGGACTGGAGGTCAAGATCGCCCCGCGTTTTCCGGACAACGATATTTTCTATACTGTGCGCCTGCGCTGGACCGAGCCGCAAACCCGAGATGCGCGGCGATTAACGGACGCCTTGACCAAAAACCATTCCGCCAAACGAGCCGCCACCTGTAAATGA
- a CDS encoding sulfite exporter TauE/SafE family protein — translation MPNIESLELYIVLGAFVGFMAGLLGVGGGGLLVPLLASIFTAQGMSAGHVVHLALGTSLTSMIVSSTASIRAHSARGAVEWRIVGNMVPGIIVGAFLASQAAAKLDSGSISWFFALFMALVATRMFFDWQPQPCLKPMTVRELIGVGLGIGSVSALAAVGGGFLTVAYLGYKNMDMKRAVGTSAAMGLPIAVAGTVGYLIGGWSETSGEPHTLGFIHVPAFLAISIVSFVAAPLGARCSQSLPEIVLKRIFAVISLVLSIKMLLSFARL, via the coding sequence ATGCCGAATATCGAATCGCTGGAGTTGTATATAGTACTGGGCGCTTTTGTCGGCTTTATGGCAGGCTTGTTGGGTGTTGGTGGTGGAGGCTTGCTGGTCCCTTTACTGGCATCCATTTTCACTGCTCAGGGCATGAGTGCGGGACATGTTGTTCATCTGGCGTTAGGCACTTCGTTAACGAGCATGATCGTTTCTTCAACCGCCAGCATTCGCGCACACTCGGCTCGAGGTGCCGTCGAATGGCGAATCGTCGGCAACATGGTCCCCGGAATTATTGTGGGCGCGTTTCTGGCTTCACAGGCCGCTGCGAAGCTTGATTCGGGTTCCATAAGCTGGTTTTTTGCACTGTTCATGGCGTTGGTAGCGACACGAATGTTTTTCGATTGGCAGCCGCAGCCCTGCCTGAAACCGATGACTGTGCGCGAATTAATTGGGGTTGGTCTCGGCATCGGTTCGGTGTCGGCACTTGCCGCGGTCGGTGGCGGTTTTCTTACCGTTGCCTATCTCGGCTACAAGAATATGGACATGAAAAGAGCCGTAGGCACGTCCGCCGCAATGGGTCTGCCCATTGCCGTCGCCGGCACGGTTGGCTATCTGATTGGCGGCTGGTCTGAAACATCGGGAGAGCCGCATACGCTTGGCTTTATCCATGTCCCGGCCTTTTTGGCCATATCGATAGTCAGCTTCGTTGCCGCTCCTCTCGGTGCACGCTGCTCCCAGAGTCTGCCGGAAATCGTTTTGAAAAGAATATTTGCCGTTATCTCGCTGGTGCTGAGCATCAAGATGCTGCTCTCGTTTGCTCGGCTCTGA
- a CDS encoding helix-turn-helix domain-containing protein → MDITEVAKASGLPASTLRFYEEKGLIRSTGRIGLRRQFRTDVLARLALISLGRSAGFSLDEIAGMFTSEGPEIDRTLLLTKAGELDGKIKELVKMRNGLLHAAACSAPNHFECPKFLRLLHIAGKNRFRQSSKLQELKNADRARGKL, encoded by the coding sequence ATGGATATAACCGAGGTCGCAAAAGCATCGGGATTACCCGCTTCAACGCTGCGCTTCTATGAAGAAAAAGGGCTGATCCGGTCCACCGGCCGAATCGGCTTGCGCCGTCAATTCCGCACCGACGTATTGGCGCGGCTGGCCCTGATATCGTTGGGACGTAGCGCCGGTTTTTCGCTGGACGAGATTGCCGGAATGTTTACTTCCGAAGGGCCTGAAATTGACAGAACGCTGCTTTTAACCAAGGCGGGAGAGCTGGACGGAAAAATCAAGGAATTGGTCAAGATGCGTAACGGCCTTCTTCATGCAGCGGCCTGCAGTGCGCCCAACCATTTCGAATGCCCAAAATTTCTTCGCCTACTGCACATTGCGGGCAAGAATCGCTTCAGGCAATCCAGCAAATTGCAGGAACTCAAAAACGCAGACAGGGCGCGCGGAAAACTTTAA
- the tmpT gene encoding thiopurine S-methyltransferase: MEASFWHQKWAMGDIGFHDGRANALLVEHFGKLNPVRSSRIFLPLCGKTRDIAWLLASGYRVVGAELSELAVSELFKELGLEPEIVAAGAMAHYRAKDIDLFVGDVFDLSAQYLGPINAIYDRAALVALPADLRRKYAAHLVNLTEAAPQLLITYEYSQPLMQGPPFSVSEDELEQLYGAVYQLKLIERKDVEGGLKGKITSTEAAWLLQKSY; encoded by the coding sequence ATGGAAGCGAGTTTTTGGCATCAAAAATGGGCCATGGGCGACATTGGTTTTCATGACGGCCGGGCAAACGCGTTATTGGTAGAACATTTCGGAAAATTAAATCCGGTCCGCAGCAGCCGCATATTCCTGCCGCTGTGCGGAAAGACGCGCGACATTGCTTGGCTCCTTGCCAGCGGTTATCGGGTCGTCGGCGCGGAACTGAGCGAGCTTGCCGTTAGCGAATTGTTTAAAGAGCTTGGCCTGGAGCCGGAAATCGTCGCCGCTGGGGCGATGGCTCACTACAGAGCTAAAGACATCGATCTGTTCGTCGGCGATGTATTTGATCTGTCTGCCCAATACCTTGGGCCTATAAACGCGATTTATGATCGCGCGGCGTTAGTCGCTTTGCCTGCCGACCTCAGGAGGAAATATGCCGCACACCTCGTCAACTTGACCGAGGCCGCGCCGCAGTTGCTGATTACTTATGAATACAGCCAGCCGCTGATGCAAGGCCCGCCGTTTTCAGTCAGTGAAGACGAGCTTGAGCAACTTTATGGCGCCGTCTATCAATTGAAATTAATAGAACGCAAGGACGTCGAGGGAGGGTTGAAAGGGAAAATTACGTCGACGGAGGCCGCATGGCTGTTGCAAAAAAGCTACTGA
- the flgA gene encoding flagellar basal body P-ring formation chaperone FlgA, with amino-acid sequence MNNKPVFFILTFVCLTSVRAESSFQSHETIYQAAREYIGQNLTASDEYEIDMVPLDSLLTLPACSKPLEAFTTGDLTKVKSGRVAVGVRCNSDKKWSIFISAIVKVYQKVAVLIQPVKRGDTITRGHFSIERREIAKFGDELITRAEQVENKQALRFLPAGTILTAKNIAEPKLVKKGDKIIISASQPGFSVRMNGLAMMDGAKGQIIRIKNQTSGRIVSATVVEPGMVSVNF; translated from the coding sequence ATGAACAATAAGCCTGTTTTTTTTATATTAACCTTTGTTTGCTTGACTTCAGTCCGCGCGGAATCGTCGTTTCAGTCGCACGAGACCATTTATCAAGCGGCCAGAGAGTACATCGGACAAAATCTGACCGCTTCCGATGAATACGAGATCGATATGGTGCCCCTCGACAGTTTATTGACCTTGCCGGCGTGCAGCAAACCGCTGGAAGCTTTTACCACCGGGGATTTGACGAAAGTCAAGAGCGGTCGGGTTGCCGTCGGAGTGCGCTGCAACTCGGATAAAAAATGGTCGATCTTTATTTCCGCCATCGTCAAGGTTTATCAAAAGGTAGCCGTTTTAATCCAGCCGGTTAAACGGGGCGATACGATTACCCGTGGGCATTTTTCCATCGAACGAAGGGAAATAGCTAAATTCGGCGATGAGTTGATCACCCGGGCTGAGCAAGTCGAGAACAAACAGGCCTTACGCTTCCTGCCGGCAGGGACCATTCTTACCGCGAAAAACATAGCCGAGCCTAAACTTGTCAAAAAAGGAGACAAAATCATCATCAGCGCCAGCCAGCCCGGTTTCAGCGTGCGCATGAACGGCTTAGCCATGATGGACGGCGCTAAAGGACAAATCATTCGCATTAAAAACCAGACTTCGGGGCGAATCGTAAGCGCTACCGTTGTCGAACCCGGAATGGTTAGTGTCAATTTTTAA
- a CDS encoding flagellar hook-length control protein FliK — MADVPDNEQKPGRFSGNTPTPLTIIQEPVDANTDTALAELAEMLGYPPAGKGEKLPSVESHARKDIAEGRNNQKKDSNLVLSTTETLISMPPHSGQNPAVLPTAPEAGEESFNDPSSPRASIDSGKGRALPSSLACISVMAGEGQRPTENKKEISDSMRPMAEVVLPVNDRISEQIVPMTEVVPSSASTQGQEQILSAPKRGIEAKNLSDSGPIRRETSPDAVETAILGGRHVSTYEAKAMKSHGREPELMFEVSELADAVPSFGVYSGHPSVVNNPAHQADPQKTDSSFLKPLLAESKSNTSGSDPALAETLQEGSAFGQSAKEAQHLPSNSFEKTAQSLDSSRTESQPISSSADRPVPQGMPEMAQLNRQPVDNKVEVPALMRSLAHPEWHREFGERILWMTHKELSAAEIKLNPQHLGPISVRIEMNNDQATISFTAQHASVREAIEASLPKLREMMSHQQLNLADVNISQNPSSDHNQSQSRHASRHFNGFASINGNASDPGDEAENGRTVVGRGLLSLYA; from the coding sequence TTGGCCGATGTTCCCGACAATGAGCAAAAGCCCGGCCGGTTTTCCGGCAATACTCCGACGCCGTTGACTATAATTCAAGAACCCGTCGATGCCAATACCGATACCGCGTTGGCTGAATTGGCGGAAATGTTGGGTTACCCGCCTGCCGGAAAAGGTGAAAAATTGCCTTCTGTTGAAAGTCACGCAAGGAAGGACATCGCCGAAGGACGCAATAACCAAAAGAAAGATTCAAACCTCGTCTTATCCACGACCGAAACCTTGATTTCCATGCCTCCTCATTCAGGGCAGAATCCAGCCGTCCTTCCGACGGCGCCCGAAGCCGGAGAGGAAAGTTTCAATGATCCTTCCAGTCCGAGGGCATCGATCGATTCGGGCAAGGGAAGGGCGCTGCCCTCGTCATTGGCCTGCATCAGCGTGATGGCAGGGGAAGGACAAAGACCTACTGAAAATAAGAAAGAAATTTCGGACTCGATGCGGCCGATGGCCGAGGTTGTGCTGCCTGTGAATGACCGGATTTCGGAACAAATCGTGCCGATGACCGAGGTGGTGCCGTCTTCCGCGTCTACTCAGGGACAAGAACAAATACTGTCCGCGCCGAAGCGGGGGATTGAAGCGAAAAACTTGAGCGATAGCGGCCCAATCCGTCGAGAGACATCACCGGATGCTGTTGAGACGGCCATCCTGGGCGGCAGACATGTCTCAACATATGAGGCGAAAGCCATGAAATCGCATGGCCGAGAGCCTGAATTGATGTTCGAAGTTTCGGAGCTGGCCGATGCGGTACCGTCTTTCGGGGTTTATTCCGGACATCCTTCGGTAGTCAATAATCCGGCGCATCAGGCTGATCCGCAAAAAACTGACTCATCCTTTCTTAAACCTCTGTTGGCAGAATCAAAATCAAATACGTCCGGGTCCGATCCGGCTCTAGCAGAAACATTGCAAGAAGGTTCCGCGTTCGGTCAATCGGCAAAAGAAGCGCAACATCTACCTTCAAATTCCTTTGAAAAAACAGCTCAGTCTTTGGATTCGTCCCGGACCGAATCGCAGCCGATCTCTTCGAGTGCCGATCGGCCTGTTCCTCAAGGAATGCCGGAAATGGCTCAGCTTAATCGGCAACCGGTCGACAATAAAGTGGAAGTTCCGGCGCTGATGAGATCTTTAGCACATCCCGAATGGCATAGGGAGTTCGGTGAACGAATCCTGTGGATGACCCACAAAGAGCTCTCCGCGGCGGAAATCAAACTGAATCCCCAGCATCTCGGGCCGATATCGGTACGCATCGAGATGAATAACGATCAGGCCACCATTTCCTTTACGGCTCAGCATGCCTCGGTAAGAGAAGCAATCGAGGCTTCCTTGCCCAAACTGCGCGAGATGATGAGTCATCAGCAATTGAATCTGGCGGATGTCAATATTTCTCAAAATCCCTCTTCGGATCACAATCAGTCGCAATCCCGCCATGCGTCTCGTCACTTTAACGGCTTTGCGTCCATTAATGGAAACGCTTCCGATCCGGGGGACGAGGCCGAAAACGGCCGGACGGTGGTCGGCAGAGGCTTGTTGAGCCTTTACGCGTGA